A genome region from Candidatus Saganbacteria bacterium includes the following:
- a CDS encoding methyltransferase domain-containing protein: MKEEEIRKRDVFNKYLELVKEDIDTIFKDKGAFIDAACPACGSDENTFQFEKSGFKYVLCNKCGTLFANPRPTLKALTDFYSSSKSGDFWVKEFFLPVAEVRREKLFKPRAELVSGRLQEPEGFVGDVGAGFGIFLEELGKVWKKAKMAAIEPSIEMSDICTKKGFTVIRNAVEDVTGWDGKFSVLTAFELFEHLQDPGSFLEKIHSLLSKGGHLLLSTLNGEGFDIQILWERSKSVSPPHHLNFFNPDSMRILLEKKGFAVESITTPGKLDWDIVEGAYRKEGQDPGRLWKLLSQKGNEQAKEKLQEWITKNNFSSHMMAIARKGNQ, encoded by the coding sequence ATGAAAGAAGAAGAGATCAGAAAGCGCGACGTATTTAACAAGTATCTTGAGCTGGTAAAGGAAGATATCGATACGATCTTCAAAGACAAGGGCGCGTTCATAGACGCGGCTTGTCCGGCCTGCGGCTCGGACGAGAACACCTTTCAATTTGAAAAATCCGGGTTTAAATACGTGCTTTGCAATAAATGCGGCACTTTGTTCGCCAACCCGAGGCCTACGCTGAAGGCGCTCACGGATTTCTACTCGTCTTCAAAGTCCGGGGATTTCTGGGTAAAAGAGTTCTTTCTTCCAGTGGCGGAAGTGCGCAGGGAAAAATTATTCAAACCCAGGGCAGAACTTGTCAGCGGCAGGTTACAAGAGCCGGAAGGTTTTGTCGGGGATGTCGGGGCGGGTTTCGGTATCTTTCTTGAGGAACTTGGCAAGGTCTGGAAGAAAGCAAAAATGGCGGCTATCGAGCCTTCTATAGAAATGTCGGACATATGCACTAAAAAAGGCTTTACCGTGATACGCAATGCGGTAGAGGATGTCACGGGATGGGACGGCAAATTCTCGGTCTTAACTGCATTTGAGCTGTTTGAGCACCTGCAGGACCCGGGTTCTTTTCTTGAAAAGATACACTCTCTTCTGTCCAAAGGCGGGCACCTGCTTCTTTCGACGCTGAATGGGGAGGGTTTTGACATTCAGATACTGTGGGAGCGCTCAAAGAGCGTCTCTCCCCCGCACCATCTCAACTTTTTCAACCCCGATTCAATGCGAATATTACTTGAAAAAAAAGGGTTTGCCGTTGAATCTATAACCACTCCAGGAAAACTGGACTGGGATATTGTTGAGGGAGCTTACCGGAAAGAAGGGCAGGATCCCGGAAGATTGTGGAAGCTTTTATCTCAAAAAGGCAATGAGCAGGCAAAAGAAAAACTCCAGGAATGGATAACAAAAAATAATTTTAGCTCCCACATGATGGCGATCGCTCGCAAAGGAAATCAATGA